A genomic segment from Clostridium pasteurianum BC1 encodes:
- the glmM gene encoding phosphoglucosamine mutase, with protein sequence MSRMFGTDGVRGVANCELTPEIAYSLGRAGAYVLSKGSHKPRILVGTDTRISKDMLESALVSGILSVGAEAVCVGVIPTPAIAYLTRKYKLDAGIVISASHNPVEYNGIKFFNSQGYKLSDELEDKIQGVIENNCKDIPSPSGENLGRKVIEDSALEDYMEFAKSTINCDLKGMRIALDCANGASYKTSVKTFRDLGAEIVVINNDPDGININKCCGSTHPEELMEYVVKKKCDLGLAFDGDADRCLAVDEKGNLIDGDFIMAICGKHLKENGKLNEDVVVVTVMSNMGLFISLDKENINTVKTKVGDRYVLEEMLKQGYKLGGEQSGHIIFLDYNTTGDGLVTGLQLSSIVKNSSNTLSELASMMKKLPQVLANATIPNNKKNIYKEDLEIVNEIKKIEKKLDGTGRVLIRPSGTEPLVRVMLEGENQAELDEMAHSLAKLIEEKANAKAAVLEG encoded by the coding sequence ATGAGTAGGATGTTTGGTACAGATGGTGTAAGAGGTGTAGCTAATTGCGAATTAACACCGGAAATTGCATATAGCCTTGGAAGAGCTGGGGCATATGTATTGTCGAAGGGATCACATAAACCTAGAATATTAGTTGGAACAGACACCAGGATATCTAAGGATATGCTGGAATCAGCACTTGTATCAGGAATACTTTCTGTAGGAGCAGAGGCAGTTTGCGTTGGAGTAATACCTACACCAGCTATAGCTTATCTTACAAGGAAGTATAAACTGGATGCCGGTATTGTAATATCAGCTTCACATAATCCTGTAGAATATAATGGTATAAAGTTTTTTAATTCTCAAGGTTATAAACTTTCAGATGAACTAGAAGATAAAATACAGGGTGTAATTGAAAATAATTGCAAAGATATTCCTTCACCTTCAGGAGAAAATTTGGGAAGAAAAGTAATAGAAGATTCTGCTCTTGAAGATTATATGGAATTTGCAAAATCCACAATTAATTGTGACTTAAAGGGAATGAGAATAGCTTTAGATTGTGCTAATGGTGCGAGTTATAAAACATCAGTAAAAACCTTTAGAGATCTTGGAGCAGAAATCGTTGTAATAAATAATGATCCAGATGGTATAAATATAAACAAATGCTGTGGATCCACTCATCCTGAAGAACTTATGGAATATGTAGTGAAAAAGAAATGTGATTTAGGTCTTGCTTTTGATGGAGATGCAGACAGATGCCTTGCTGTAGATGAAAAAGGTAATCTTATAGATGGCGATTTTATAATGGCTATATGTGGGAAACATTTGAAGGAAAATGGAAAATTAAATGAAGATGTAGTTGTTGTAACTGTAATGAGTAATATGGGACTCTTTATTTCTCTTGATAAGGAAAATATAAATACAGTTAAAACAAAGGTTGGAGATAGATATGTTTTGGAAGAAATGCTAAAGCAGGGCTATAAGCTTGGTGGTGAACAATCAGGACATATAATATTCCTTGATTATAATACTACAGGAGATGGCTTGGTTACTGGGCTGCAATTATCTTCTATAGTAAAAAACAGTAGCAATACCTTATCAGAACTTGCAAGTATGATGAAAAAGCTTCCTCAAGTACTGGCAAATGCTACTATACCAAATAACAAGAAGAACATATATAAAGAAGATTTAGAAATTGTAAATGAAATTAAAAAGATAGAAAAAAAGCTGGATGGAACAGGCAGAGTTTTGATAAGACCTTCTGGAACAGAGCCTTTAGTAAGGGTAATGCTTGAAGGAGAAAATCAAGCAGAACTTGATGAAATGGCACATTCTTTGGCAAAGCTTATAGAAGAAAAGGCAAATGCTAAGGCTGCTGTACTTGAAGGCTAA